AGGCTTTGTCTTTGTCTGTCACATTGCGCAGACCAAAAGCAATAGTGATAACATCGAAAGTGTTGTCTGGGAATGGCAGCATTTCGGCGTTAGCTTGCACGTATTCTAGATTTCCTACCAAACCAAGATTGCGAAGTTTATCTCTACCAACAGTCAACATAGCATTGTTAATATCGGCCAAAACCACTTTACCTGTTGGACCGACCATCTTAGAAAATTTAGCCGCTAAATCACCTGTGCCACCAGCTAAATCTAATACTTTATGGCCTGCTCGTACACCACTGCAATCGATAGTAAAACGTTTCCACAAACGGTGTATACCCATTGACATAAGGTCGTTCATCACATCATACTTTGCAGCAACCGAGTGAAATACTTCCGCCACCATCGATGCTTTTTGCTCAGTGGCTACTTGTTTAAAGCCAAAATGGGTCTGATTGACTTCTGATGAGGACGCTTCGCTTTGTTGTTGAGTTGGTTCTTGCCTTTTGCTCATTTTCGTTCCTTGCAAATTTCTAAGGGCAGTTTACCCAATTCTAAAGCGCACCGACAGAGCCAAACTCAGATATTTGTTAAAGCTATAGATTACCAACGCACTAATTGCATTTAGTCGTAGTTCTGCCTGCGGCAGCCGGTTTATCAATTAAGCGCTATCAGCTATCAAACCTTTTCATTCACTCCGGCAACGTTCTCAACAATGTGTTTGTCAGCTTGGCAGATTTATTCTATAACCCTATTAATGACAGGTTTATTGCCCTGCACTAAAAACTATTGGGGCTCCACCTGCACAGCGTTATCTCCCACGCTCAAAGAGATTATCTGACTTAACTCCTGGAATGAGCGATTACTTTGTTGATGAAGTTCATTAAAGGCGTCTTGAATGGCTCTCATGCTGCGCTTTGAGCTGTGGGAACCACTGATAACATCTCGCTGGCTAAAGTAAGCCACCACATCTTGACTGAGAATAAAGGTATCCTTGCCTATCGCCCTTAGCCCATAAGCGCCAGTATTCCCACCTAAACGTGAACCGTGTTTTTTCAAATAGGCCCACAAGCCAATAATGTCATGACTTGGCCACTCGGCCACAAACTTGCTGAAACTACCTTGTTCCCGACGGACCGAATCTATCATCAGTGCATTGTCACGAATGGTTTTAACCTTATTGTAATTTCGAATAATGCTTGGGTCTTGCGCCTTACTTTCAAGCATTTCATCTGGCATCAACAGGATTTTATCAATATCAAAGTTAAAAAATACTCGCTCAAAACCCGGCCACTTATCTCGCACCACTCTCCATACAAAGCCAGATTGGAAGACTTTTTTGCTAAATTCAGCCAAGAAACGATCATCACCAATTTGTTGAAGACGTTGTGGCGAAAGGGGTTTACTCAACAACATTTCGACGCTTTTTGGGCCGCCTTTGCGCTCACAGGCCCGCTGATATAAATGCGAAAACGTTTCAAGATGTGCCAAGATAATTCCCCCTTTACTTAGGATTTAAGCTGCTATACCAGAATGGCGCAATAGTGCGTCAACGCTGGGTTCGCGTCCTCTAAAAGCTACAAACAATTCCATCGGTTCTTTGCTGCCACCCATTTCTAGAACGTGACGCAAAAAATCCGCCCCCACTTCGGGATTAAAAATGCCTTCTTCTTCAAATCGACTGAAGGCATCTGAACTGAGCACTTCTGCCCACTTATAACTGTAATAGCCGGCCGCGTATCCACCGGCAAAAATATGTCCAAAGCTATTTTGGAAACGATTGAAGCTAGGCGGCTTGATCACAGAGATTTGCTCTCGAATCTGATCCAATACAGCTTGAACCTTAGTGTCAGGGTTAAAGTCTTCATGCAGTTTGAAGTCAAACAAACTGAATTCAAGCTGCCGCAACATTTGCATAGCAGACTGGAAGTTTCTAGCCGCTAGCATTTTGTCTAGCAACTCTTGGGGTAATGGCTCCCCTGTTTCATAGTGACCTGAGATAAAGGCTAGTGCCTCTGGTTGCCAGCACCAGTTTTCAAGGAACTGACTAGGTAACTCTACTGCATCCCAAGGAACACCATTTATGCCAGACACCCCGGCCACATCTATTTGTGTCAACATATGATGAATACCATGGCCAAATTCATGGAACAAGGTGATCACTTCATCATGGGTAAACAACGCTGGTTTGTCTCCCACCGGGCCATTGAAGTTACACGTTAAGTACGCTACGGGATATTGCATCGAACCGTC
Above is a window of Aliiglaciecola sp. LCG003 DNA encoding:
- a CDS encoding DNA-3-methyladenine glycosylase I — its product is MAHLETFSHLYQRACERKGGPKSVEMLLSKPLSPQRLQQIGDDRFLAEFSKKVFQSGFVWRVVRDKWPGFERVFFNFDIDKILLMPDEMLESKAQDPSIIRNYNKVKTIRDNALMIDSVRREQGSFSKFVAEWPSHDIIGLWAYLKKHGSRLGGNTGAYGLRAIGKDTFILSQDVVAYFSQRDVISGSHSSKRSMRAIQDAFNELHQQSNRSFQELSQIISLSVGDNAVQVEPQ
- the ubiE gene encoding bifunctional demethylmenaquinone methyltransferase/2-methoxy-6-polyprenyl-1,4-benzoquinol methylase UbiE, which gives rise to MSKRQEPTQQQSEASSSEVNQTHFGFKQVATEQKASMVAEVFHSVAAKYDVMNDLMSMGIHRLWKRFTIDCSGVRAGHKVLDLAGGTGDLAAKFSKMVGPTGKVVLADINNAMLTVGRDKLRNLGLVGNLEYVQANAEMLPFPDNTFDVITIAFGLRNVTDKDKALASMYRVLKPGGRLLVLEFSKPQSELLTKAYDLYSFHLLPKMGQLVANDSESYKYLAESIRMHPDQETLKGMMDAVGFEQTSFHNLTGGIVALHRGFKF